The following coding sequences are from one Nicotiana tabacum cultivar K326 chromosome 1, ASM71507v2, whole genome shotgun sequence window:
- the LOC107784851 gene encoding uncharacterized protein LOC107784851, whose product MCKGFQQNERDRLKIKAFYLHLSFSSPAKNALPDCLTLHYLPRISESPLEINESKIRSDAPGFVTLHRVVSPETKGVIYGSRDRVKASEGVRFEIYMADVKILRGIFGKDGVEENWRIDCKSMLENDDLHVKGAEVCVAVEGRAAGSAAEVITEKVEMTVKRRRPRRKSCFQKLEEIPEQREVENELEGSTCRCSECEGGKNSDGGETAEAAEEEAETERVGWALDVGLWVMCLGVGVGYLVSRASSKRLRRRKFI is encoded by the coding sequence ATGTGTAAAGGATTTCAGCAAAACGAGAGAGATCGTTTGAAAATCAAAGCTTTTTATCTCCATTTATCATTTTCGTCACCTGCCAAAAATGCTTTACCCGATTGTTTAACACTGCATTATCTTCCAAGAATAAGTGAAAGTCCATTGGAGATTAACGAGTCCAAGATCCGATCCGACGCGCCGGGTTTCGTTACGCTCCACCGGGTCGTGTCACCTGAGACAAAGGGGGTCATTTATGGAAGTAGAGATAGAGTTAAAGCGAGTGAAGGAGTAAGGTTTGAAATATACATGGCTGATGTAAAGATTTTAAGGGGTATTTTCGGGAAAGATGGAGTTGAGGAAAATTGGAGAATTGATTGCAAGTCAATGCTCGAAAATGATGATTTACACGTAAAAGGAGCGGAAGTGTGTGTGGCGGTGGAAGGACGCGCCGCCGGTTCAGCGGCGGAGGTGATAACTGAGAAGGTGGAGATGACGGTGAAGAGGAGGAGACCACGGCGGAAGAGCTGTTTTCAGAAGCTGGAGGAGATTCCTGAACAAAGAGAAGTTGAAAATGAGCTTGAGGGGTCCACTTGTCGTTGCTCGGAGTGTGAAGGTGGAAAGAATTCCGACGGCGGAGAAACGGCGGAAGCGGCGGAAGAGGAGGCTGAGACGGAGAGAGTTGGGTGGGCATTAGATGTGGGGTTATGGGTGATGTGCCTTGGGgtgggtgttgggtatttggtcTCTAGAGCTTCTTCTAAGAgattaagaagaagaaaattcaTATAA